The following are encoded in a window of Meiothermus sp. CFH 77666 genomic DNA:
- a CDS encoding DNA polymerase III subunit delta', which translates to MQILGHQRILELLPKLRAQTLLFTGPEGVGRRTVARWFAAGLNCEQGFPPCGRCASCRLEPPADYLEIAPQSETKTGRKARALQIRLEQIAPREGSEETSLLDWIATYPRFKAKVAVIDGAHWLGEPAANALLKLLEEPPAFARLILVAPSRELVLPTLVSRSLEVSFAPLPEALLRTLTTDPEVLAFAQGSPGKVRWALANPAEFARLTGRTQGVLEALRAGPAQTLEALKLLLENEDALPYLGRRLGEVFPAESPAYQAALEALSRAQDALSAYVSEDLVQTWLALKLARL; encoded by the coding sequence ATGCAAATCCTCGGACATCAAAGAATCCTCGAGTTGTTGCCCAAGCTGCGGGCGCAGACCTTGCTCTTTACCGGCCCGGAAGGGGTGGGGCGCCGGACGGTGGCGCGGTGGTTTGCAGCCGGGCTCAACTGCGAGCAAGGGTTTCCGCCCTGTGGCCGCTGTGCTTCCTGCCGCCTTGAGCCCCCCGCCGACTATCTGGAAATTGCCCCCCAGAGCGAGACCAAAACCGGCAGAAAGGCCCGTGCTCTACAGATACGCCTCGAGCAAATCGCGCCCCGCGAGGGCAGCGAGGAGACGAGCCTGCTGGACTGGATCGCTACCTACCCCCGCTTCAAGGCCAAGGTCGCGGTCATTGATGGGGCGCACTGGCTGGGGGAGCCCGCAGCCAATGCCCTGCTCAAGCTGCTGGAAGAACCCCCGGCTTTTGCCCGGCTGATTCTGGTAGCCCCCAGCCGCGAGCTGGTGCTGCCCACCCTGGTCAGCCGCAGCCTCGAGGTGAGTTTTGCGCCTTTGCCGGAGGCCCTGCTGCGCACCCTGACCACCGACCCCGAGGTGCTGGCTTTTGCCCAGGGGTCTCCCGGCAAAGTGCGCTGGGCCCTGGCGAACCCCGCCGAGTTTGCCAGGCTGACCGGACGCACACAAGGGGTGCTGGAAGCCCTGCGGGCCGGGCCAGCCCAGACCCTGGAAGCCCTCAAGTTGCTGCTGGAAAACGAGGATGCCCTCCCCTACCTGGGGCGACGGCTAGGCGAGGTCTTCCCCGCCGAAAGCCCGGCCTATCAGGCTGCCCTCGAGGCCCTCAGCCGCGCCCAGGACGCCCTTTCTGCTTATGTAAGCGAAGACCTGGTGCAGACCTGGCTGGCCCTCAAGCTGGCCCGGCTCTAG
- the cysK gene encoding cysteine synthase A has translation MFVEDVIGKTPVVRLKRVVEPGMAEVWVKLEGDNPGGSIKDRTAWYLIKDAEERGILKPGSGQLIVEPTSGNTGIGLAMVAASRGYKLILTMPAQMSEERKRILRAYGAELILTDPSRRMLAAIEEAHRIVAERGAFMPNQFDNPANPRAHYETTGPEIFQQMEGRLDAFVYGSGTGGTIMGVGKYLRERLPNIQIIACEPRRSNVLSGGQMGSHQFQGMGPGFIPPNLDVKMLDRVIQVLEEDAFPLAKPLAREEGLFVGMSACGMIWAALQVARELGPGKRVLTIACDSGMKYLSTPLFAELEG, from the coding sequence ATGTTTGTGGAAGACGTCATTGGCAAGACCCCTGTGGTTCGGCTCAAGCGCGTAGTAGAACCGGGCATGGCCGAGGTCTGGGTCAAGCTGGAGGGCGACAACCCCGGCGGCTCCATCAAAGACCGCACGGCCTGGTACCTGATCAAGGATGCCGAGGAGCGCGGCATTCTGAAGCCCGGTTCAGGGCAACTGATTGTGGAGCCCACCAGCGGCAATACCGGCATCGGCCTGGCCATGGTAGCGGCCAGCCGGGGCTACAAGCTGATCCTGACCATGCCGGCCCAGATGTCGGAGGAGCGCAAACGCATCCTCAGGGCTTACGGGGCCGAGCTAATACTCACCGACCCCAGCCGCCGGATGCTGGCCGCGATTGAGGAAGCCCATCGCATTGTGGCCGAGCGGGGGGCCTTCATGCCCAACCAGTTCGATAACCCCGCCAACCCCAGGGCCCACTACGAAACCACCGGCCCCGAGATTTTCCAGCAGATGGAGGGCCGACTGGATGCCTTTGTGTACGGCTCGGGCACTGGCGGAACGATTATGGGGGTAGGCAAGTATCTGCGCGAACGCCTGCCCAATATACAGATCATCGCCTGCGAACCGCGCCGCAGCAACGTGCTTTCGGGCGGCCAGATGGGCTCGCACCAGTTCCAGGGCATGGGGCCCGGCTTCATCCCGCCCAACCTGGACGTGAAGATGCTGGATCGGGTAATCCAGGTTCTGGAAGAGGATGCCTTCCCGCTAGCCAAGCCGCTGGCCCGTGAGGAAGGGCTTTTTGTGGGGATGAGCGCCTGTGGCATGATCTGGGCCGCCCTGCAAGTAGCCCGCGAACTGGGGCCTGGCAAGCGGGTGCTAACCATTGCCTGCGACTCGGGAATGAAGTATCTCTCGACGCCCCTTTTTGCCGAGTTGGAAGGCTGA
- the ricT gene encoding regulatory iron-sulfur-containing complex subunit RicT — protein MECVGVRFAHGPKIYDYKFSDLAPPVGSWVVVRTPRGLELAKVRTEPHLGNAVGEVVRVATPEDLDKHARLKNRGEEVQWWLKARLRREGIRAKVLGCQFTLDGNHISVHYAAEERIDLRRWVNELNKLAGARVEFIALGPRDQTAYLGTLGACGMESCCSSWLQDFAQVSIKMARDQQLPLSPEKISGPCGRLLCCLQYEHDHYQELLADLPRKNSKACSIQGTCGKVAKLNPLAGTVDLITEEGSWVTVHKSELRRE, from the coding sequence ATGGAATGTGTTGGCGTGCGATTTGCGCATGGCCCTAAAATTTACGACTACAAGTTCAGCGACCTGGCCCCTCCGGTCGGTAGCTGGGTGGTGGTGCGAACCCCACGGGGGCTGGAGCTGGCCAAGGTTCGTACCGAACCCCACCTGGGCAACGCTGTGGGGGAAGTGGTGCGCGTTGCCACCCCGGAAGACCTGGATAAACACGCCAGGCTCAAAAACCGGGGCGAAGAGGTGCAGTGGTGGCTCAAGGCCCGCCTGCGCCGGGAGGGCATCCGGGCCAAGGTGCTGGGCTGCCAGTTCACCCTGGATGGCAATCATATCTCGGTGCATTACGCCGCCGAGGAGCGCATAGACCTCAGGCGCTGGGTCAACGAGCTGAACAAACTGGCGGGGGCTCGAGTGGAGTTCATTGCCCTGGGCCCCCGCGACCAGACCGCCTACCTGGGCACCCTGGGGGCCTGCGGGATGGAGTCGTGCTGCTCGAGCTGGCTCCAGGACTTCGCCCAGGTCTCCATCAAGATGGCCCGCGACCAGCAGCTTCCGCTTTCACCGGAAAAAATCTCGGGGCCCTGCGGACGCCTGCTCTGTTGTTTACAGTATGAACACGACCACTACCAGGAGCTTCTGGCCGACCTGCCCCGCAAAAATTCCAAGGCCTGCAGCATCCAGGGCACCTGCGGCAAGGTTGCCAAGCTCAACCCCCTGGCCGGAACCGTGGATCTGATTACCGAGGAAGGCAGTTGGGTTACGGTACACAAGAGTGAACTGCGTCGGGAGTGA
- a CDS encoding ABC transporter permease yields MEIVIALFFSTLRQAAPLLLTSLGGLFSERSGVVNIALEGMILFGAAAAAITVNRIEVATGGLEAFWIPWVGLLAGAAVGGLVGLVHAIASIKYRADQIVSGTAINIAALGAPSIVLQVLYNNTSTSQEVQNRLPNVDLGPSSVSILVIFAFLLVPVVWWVLFKTPWGLRLRAVGEHPEAAETMGVNVIRMRYTAVILSGVLAGIAGAYLSIGFLNQFIRAMSAGAGFIALAALIFGKWHPFGVLGATLLFGFAQALAIQLQGGDILPATIVQALPFILTMLVLAGFIGRSRPPAAVGKPYDK; encoded by the coding sequence ATGGAAATCGTCATTGCGCTCTTCTTTTCGACCCTGCGGCAGGCTGCGCCGCTCTTATTAACCTCGCTGGGCGGGTTGTTCTCCGAGCGTAGCGGGGTGGTGAATATCGCCCTCGAGGGCATGATTCTGTTTGGTGCGGCTGCGGCGGCCATCACGGTCAACCGCATCGAGGTGGCTACCGGGGGCCTCGAGGCCTTCTGGATTCCCTGGGTGGGTTTGCTGGCCGGGGCTGCGGTGGGCGGCCTGGTGGGTCTGGTTCACGCCATTGCCTCCATCAAGTACCGCGCCGACCAGATTGTCTCGGGCACCGCCATCAATATTGCGGCCCTGGGGGCACCCTCGATTGTTTTGCAGGTGCTCTACAACAACACCTCCACCTCCCAGGAAGTACAGAACCGCCTGCCCAATGTAGATCTGGGGCCTAGCAGCGTTTCCATCCTGGTGATTTTCGCCTTTTTGCTGGTGCCGGTGGTCTGGTGGGTGTTGTTCAAAACCCCCTGGGGCCTGCGGTTGCGGGCGGTGGGCGAGCACCCCGAAGCGGCCGAGACCATGGGTGTGAACGTGATTCGGATGCGCTACACGGCGGTAATTCTGTCGGGGGTGCTGGCCGGAATTGCCGGTGCGTACCTCTCGATTGGGTTCCTCAACCAGTTTATCCGGGCCATGAGCGCGGGGGCCGGTTTTATTGCCCTGGCGGCCCTCATCTTTGGCAAGTGGCATCCGTTTGGCGTGCTGGGGGCCACCTTGTTGTTTGGCTTTGCCCAGGCGCTGGCCATTCAGCTTCAGGGCGGGGATATTTTGCCGGCTACCATCGTGCAGGCCCTGCCCTTTATCCTGACCATGCTGGTGCTGGCAGGCTTTATCGGGCGGAGCCGTCCGCCGGCGGCGGTGGGCAAGCCATACGACAAATAG
- a CDS encoding peptidylprolyl isomerase: protein MTASKGQVVTIRYTLHVEDELVDQGELDYLHGHRNIVQGLEEALEGKAAGERVVVSVAPEKGYGLYDPEGVQVVEREAFPADAELVEGAMFYAEDPQGNPMPFTVLNVDGKEVTIDFNHALAGETLNFDVTLVAIRPATPEELEHGHAHGVHGHHH, encoded by the coding sequence ATGACCGCAAGCAAAGGCCAGGTTGTGACCATTCGCTACACGCTGCACGTGGAAGATGAGCTCGTTGACCAGGGGGAGCTGGATTATCTGCACGGACACCGCAATATTGTGCAAGGGCTGGAAGAAGCGCTGGAAGGCAAGGCTGCTGGTGAACGGGTAGTGGTCTCGGTGGCTCCTGAAAAGGGCTATGGCCTCTACGACCCCGAAGGCGTGCAGGTCGTCGAGCGCGAGGCTTTCCCGGCGGATGCTGAGCTGGTGGAAGGGGCCATGTTTTATGCAGAGGATCCGCAAGGCAACCCCATGCCTTTCACGGTATTGAATGTGGACGGCAAAGAGGTGACCATAGACTTCAACCATGCCCTGGCGGGCGAGACCCTGAACTTCGACGTCACCCTGGTAGCCATCCGGCCCGCAACACCGGAGGAACTCGAGCACGGCCATGCCCACGGGGTGCATGGGCATCACCACTAA
- a CDS encoding ABC transporter permease, with amino-acid sequence MSRYWFLIVGGLVLLTMILAPWAVPLREFDGTGYLLNPLGVINPKGLTVPEGLTFNWLGAAFGLWILLVLAASVALFVPSAETRARALYILGGVGIAVFAIEAVLFYQAINAVNDAAVAAGARRPPLRRFALSLGIYAGFFYSLGLLLLARMQLPGGLAFLVRFRGVVMPIVSLLLAVVLGAVVVAILRPGLGTQGVEGLGLRELIAGKLDLVTYTFQILFSPILSLTGIFTSLGFATPLIFTGLAVAFGFRAGMFNIGAPGQLTMGAIFAMLVGVYLPLPGWLLLPAAIMAAALGGALWGGIVGWLKARFGANEVINTIMMNYIAASVLLFMIADNKYRFFGQTVHLPFKAEGFEGRSEEMQEGARIPLMIHILAPDSSFSWALPLAVLAALGVYYGLRRLELGRRLLYSLGAMVLGFVVGGFLPGFPVTISSALASQLLNGSFLIAVLALLFYNFYLFRTSAGYELRATGLAPKAAEYAGVNLRRKMVLAMVISGALAGLAATHYVLGAGMDGTYRLKTAIPSSVGFDGIAVALMGQNMPLGIFLSATLFGVLLAGGVSLNAQLGISNQIIQVLQALIIFFIAVGGLLPRYFTDPLRAAQVETEARAEQEARQAKSAPVGGD; translated from the coding sequence ATGAGCCGGTATTGGTTTTTGATCGTAGGGGGCCTGGTCTTATTGACCATGATCCTGGCCCCCTGGGCTGTTCCGCTGCGGGAGTTCGATGGCACGGGCTACCTGCTCAATCCGCTGGGGGTGATCAATCCCAAGGGCCTGACCGTGCCGGAAGGTCTGACCTTCAACTGGTTAGGCGCAGCTTTTGGTTTGTGGATCCTGCTGGTGCTGGCGGCCAGTGTGGCGCTGTTTGTGCCCAGTGCTGAAACCAGAGCTCGAGCGCTGTATATCTTGGGTGGCGTTGGTATCGCCGTTTTTGCTATCGAGGCGGTTCTGTTTTACCAGGCCATCAACGCTGTAAACGATGCGGCGGTGGCTGCCGGGGCACGGCGCCCACCCCTGCGCCGATTTGCGCTGTCGCTAGGCATCTATGCTGGATTTTTCTATTCTCTGGGGCTACTATTACTGGCCCGAATGCAACTACCGGGCGGCCTGGCCTTTCTGGTGCGCTTTCGGGGCGTGGTGATGCCAATCGTTTCGCTGTTGCTGGCGGTGGTGCTGGGAGCGGTGGTAGTGGCCATTCTGCGGCCTGGTCTGGGTACGCAGGGGGTCGAAGGACTGGGGCTGCGTGAGCTGATTGCTGGAAAACTGGATCTGGTGACCTATACCTTCCAGATTTTGTTCAGCCCCATCCTTAGCCTTACCGGCATCTTTACCAGCCTGGGCTTTGCCACCCCCCTTATTTTCACGGGCCTGGCGGTAGCCTTTGGGTTCCGTGCGGGGATGTTTAATATCGGTGCGCCCGGCCAGCTAACGATGGGTGCGATTTTTGCCATGTTGGTGGGTGTGTACCTGCCGCTGCCGGGCTGGTTGCTGCTACCTGCGGCCATCATGGCGGCTGCCCTGGGAGGAGCTTTGTGGGGCGGTATCGTGGGCTGGCTCAAGGCCCGCTTTGGGGCCAACGAGGTCATCAACACCATCATGATGAACTATATCGCGGCCTCGGTGCTGCTGTTTATGATTGCCGACAACAAGTACCGCTTTTTTGGACAAACCGTGCACCTGCCTTTCAAAGCCGAGGGTTTCGAGGGGCGCAGTGAGGAAATGCAAGAAGGGGCCCGCATTCCCCTGATGATTCACATTCTGGCGCCGGATAGCAGCTTTTCCTGGGCTTTGCCGCTGGCGGTGCTGGCGGCCCTGGGGGTTTACTACGGCCTGAGGCGATTGGAGCTGGGTAGGCGTTTGCTGTATTCGCTGGGGGCGATGGTGCTGGGGTTTGTGGTAGGAGGGTTTTTGCCCGGTTTCCCGGTGACCATCAGCTCGGCGCTGGCCTCGCAGTTGCTGAATGGCTCCTTTCTGATCGCCGTTTTGGCCCTGTTGTTCTACAACTTCTACCTGTTCCGCACCTCTGCAGGCTACGAGCTGCGGGCCACCGGCCTGGCGCCCAAAGCCGCCGAGTATGCGGGGGTCAACCTCCGGCGCAAGATGGTGCTGGCTATGGTGATTTCGGGGGCGCTGGCCGGGCTGGCGGCGACCCACTATGTGCTGGGTGCGGGCATGGACGGCACCTATCGGCTCAAGACCGCCATTCCCTCGAGTGTGGGCTTTGACGGCATTGCGGTAGCCCTGATGGGCCAGAACATGCCGCTGGGTATTTTTCTCTCGGCCACCCTGTTTGGTGTGCTGCTGGCGGGGGGCGTCTCGCTGAATGCTCAGCTCGGCATCAGCAACCAGATCATCCAGGTCTTGCAGGCCCTGATTATCTTCTTTATCGCCGTGGGGGGGTTGCTGCCCCGCTACTTTACCGACCCTCTGCGGGCGGCCCAGGTCGAAACCGAGGCCAGAGCCGAGCAGGAGGCCAGGCAAGCCAAATCCGCACCGGTGGGGGGGGACTAA
- a CDS encoding R2-like ligand-binding oxidase has product MRQLATSQPGRLEDGFVVGLYHKSKRNFWNPQDLEFTQDRHDWASLSEAQQKVLLHLSALFVGGEEAVTLDLAPYLLHVSQQGRYDDALFVATWIFEEAKHAEFFDRFHREVVGGAPELALFHVESWQQIFYQALPQAMNALQADPSPAAEVRALSTYNLIVEGVLAETGYRAYKEVLEKQNLMPGLRRGLGHVQADEGRHIAFGLHNLSKLLHYHPQSKEVLEDVLAELIPAAVGIVHEVFAAHQPMPFDISEADFVDYALRQIQHRTEVLERPFSPA; this is encoded by the coding sequence ATGCGGCAATTGGCTACCAGCCAGCCGGGTCGGCTCGAGGACGGGTTTGTGGTGGGCCTGTACCACAAGTCCAAGCGGAACTTCTGGAATCCGCAAGACCTCGAGTTCACCCAGGACCGCCACGACTGGGCCTCCCTGAGTGAAGCCCAACAAAAGGTGCTGCTGCATCTATCGGCGCTATTTGTGGGTGGCGAAGAGGCGGTTACGCTGGATCTGGCCCCCTATTTGCTCCATGTAAGCCAGCAGGGCCGCTATGACGATGCCCTCTTCGTGGCAACCTGGATCTTCGAGGAGGCCAAACATGCCGAGTTCTTTGATCGCTTTCACCGCGAGGTGGTGGGAGGCGCGCCCGAACTGGCGCTGTTTCACGTCGAGTCCTGGCAGCAAATCTTCTACCAGGCGCTGCCACAAGCCATGAACGCACTCCAGGCCGACCCCTCTCCAGCGGCAGAGGTTCGGGCGCTTAGCACCTACAACCTGATTGTGGAGGGGGTATTGGCCGAGACCGGCTATCGCGCTTATAAAGAGGTCCTGGAAAAGCAAAACCTGATGCCGGGTTTGCGCAGGGGACTGGGCCATGTACAGGCCGACGAGGGCCGTCACATTGCGTTTGGCCTGCACAACCTGAGCAAGCTACTGCACTATCATCCGCAAAGCAAAGAGGTGCTGGAAGATGTGCTGGCCGAGCTGATTCCGGCTGCGGTCGGCATCGTACACGAGGTTTTTGCTGCCCACCAGCCCATGCCCTTTGACATTTCCGAAGCGGATTTTGTGGACTACGCACTACGGCAGATTCAGCACCGTACCGAGGTTTTAGAGCGGCCTTTCAGCCCAGCCTGA
- a CDS encoding diguanylate cyclase, producing MSKAMHLSRNDFINYLSGWNEQGQLTLALLDLDNFKTLNDTHGHEVGDRVLERVTRTLEGSLSEGAYVSRLGGDEFAVAFPGASPEEVLIQMEEIRQHLAKKHPVGEGLALSIPICVGIASFPPHVSDPKDLIKAADEALHRAKREGKGRVAIYVEDKMVLKSNYYSKAQLARLAALSERLGRTEAALLREALGDLLDKYRDEL from the coding sequence ATGTCAAAAGCAATGCACCTAAGTCGTAATGATTTCATCAACTACCTCTCTGGCTGGAATGAGCAGGGACAGCTAACCTTGGCCTTGCTGGACTTGGACAACTTCAAGACCCTGAATGACACCCACGGCCACGAGGTGGGAGATCGGGTTTTAGAGCGGGTGACCAGAACCCTCGAGGGCAGCTTGTCGGAAGGCGCCTATGTTTCGCGCCTGGGGGGCGACGAGTTTGCGGTGGCGTTTCCGGGGGCCAGCCCCGAAGAAGTCCTGATCCAGATGGAGGAAATTCGCCAGCACCTCGCCAAAAAGCACCCGGTTGGTGAAGGTTTGGCTTTGTCTATCCCCATCTGCGTTGGCATCGCCAGCTTTCCGCCCCATGTCTCCGACCCCAAAGACCTGATCAAAGCCGCTGACGAAGCGTTGCATCGGGCCAAGCGAGAGGGAAAAGGCCGGGTGGCCATTTATGTAGAAGACAAGATGGTCTTGAAATCCAACTACTACTCCAAGGCGCAACTGGCCCGGCTGGCTGCGCTCTCCGAGCGCCTGGGCCGTACCGAAGCGGCCTTGCTGCGCGAGGCTTTAGGCGACCTGCTGGATAAGTACCGGGACGAGTTATAG
- the ubiE gene encoding bifunctional demethylmenaquinone methyltransferase/2-methoxy-6-polyprenyl-1,4-benzoquinol methylase UbiE, producing MQDATEAKAQAIRKMFSEIAPRYDLLNRVLSAGVDQVWRVAAVKAALEKNPERILDLATGTGDIALLLKKVAPEAQVIGGDFAPPMLELARQKAQKAGLSIPFVEADALKLSFPDQHFDAVTIAFGFRNFADYPKALAELYRVIAPGGRLCILEFPPPPKSGLGVLYRFYFTRILPLIGGLVSGSASAYRYLPESVERFPDPPTLAYMMAQAGFSTHYQLFTGGIAALHIGDKPALNSPPLITRTGEFHPGEP from the coding sequence GTGCAAGACGCTACCGAGGCCAAAGCCCAGGCCATTCGAAAAATGTTCTCAGAGATTGCGCCGCGCTACGACCTGCTCAACCGGGTTCTTTCGGCAGGGGTGGATCAAGTTTGGCGTGTAGCCGCAGTCAAGGCCGCCCTGGAGAAAAACCCGGAGCGCATCCTCGACCTGGCCACCGGTACCGGTGATATTGCCCTGCTGCTCAAGAAAGTGGCTCCAGAAGCCCAGGTGATTGGCGGCGATTTTGCGCCCCCCATGCTCGAGCTAGCCAGGCAAAAAGCCCAGAAAGCTGGTCTTTCGATTCCTTTCGTGGAGGCCGATGCCCTCAAGCTGTCCTTCCCCGACCAGCACTTCGATGCCGTGACCATTGCGTTCGGCTTCCGCAACTTTGCTGACTACCCCAAGGCACTGGCCGAGCTGTATCGGGTAATAGCGCCCGGCGGAAGGCTCTGCATTCTGGAGTTTCCACCACCACCCAAGAGTGGGCTGGGTGTGCTATACCGCTTCTATTTCACCCGAATTCTGCCGCTGATTGGTGGGTTGGTTTCCGGCAGCGCTTCGGCCTACCGCTATCTGCCTGAATCGGTAGAACGTTTCCCAGACCCTCCAACCCTTGCGTATATGATGGCTCAGGCAGGCTTCAGCACCCACTATCAGCTTTTCACCGGGGGCATCGCCGCGCTGCATATAGGGGATAAACCCGCCCTAAACTCACCTCCGCTCATCACTCGTACCGGGGAGTTTCACCCAGGTGAACCATGA
- a CDS encoding NUDIX domain-containing protein: MDTKHPATRFNLRVGGVVMKHQQVLLCHEPQGDFWYLPGGRVELGEEARVAMAREIFEELGVKARVGRMLWVVENFFELSGCNSHEVGLYFVVDLPLHPTPDPLLGHEGEQDLWFRWIPLHELPQINLKPDFLKSALRALPVRTKHIVHRG, translated from the coding sequence ATGGATACGAAGCACCCAGCCACCCGCTTCAACCTTCGGGTGGGCGGGGTGGTCATGAAGCATCAGCAGGTATTGCTGTGCCACGAACCGCAAGGTGATTTCTGGTACTTGCCGGGTGGGCGGGTGGAACTGGGCGAAGAAGCTCGAGTAGCGATGGCTCGGGAGATATTCGAAGAGCTCGGGGTTAAGGCTCGAGTGGGTCGGATGCTCTGGGTGGTGGAAAATTTCTTTGAGCTAAGCGGCTGCAATTCCCATGAAGTAGGTTTGTACTTTGTTGTGGATCTTCCACTTCATCCCACCCCAGATCCCCTACTCGGGCACGAGGGGGAACAAGACCTGTGGTTCCGTTGGATACCCCTGCACGAGCTACCCCAAATCAATCTCAAACCCGATTTTCTCAAGAGTGCCCTGCGGGCGCTGCCGGTGCGTACCAAGCACATAGTGCACCGAGGTTAG